The window GCAATACGGCATTTTCCACATTACGCGCGAAGGCATCGCGCAAGGGGCGCTGATGACGGCAAGGCTGGTCTACTTGATCGTTTTTTCTTCTTTGTTGACCTATACGACTTCGCCGATCGTTTTGACCGACGGTATCGAACATTTGCTGAATCCATTTCGGCGCTTCGGCGTTCCTGCCCACGAACTGGCGATGATGATGACGATTGCGATGCGGTTTATTCCGACGCTGTTGGAGGAAACGGATCGAATCATGAAAGCCCAGACGGCGAGGGGTGCGAATTTTACGAGCGGCAGCTTGTGGCAGCGCGGCAAAAATATGATTCCTTTATTGGTTCCGCTTTTTGTCAGCGCTTTTCGCCGCGCCGACGATCTGGCGACGGCGATGGAGTCGCGGTGTTATCGCGGCGGTGAAGGCCGGACGAGAATGACGGAGCTGGTGTATACGTATCGGGATTATGTCGCTGTTTTCGCCGTTCTCGGCGTCACTGTCGTTTTGGCGGTATTGCGGTGGGGCATATGAAAAAGAATATCTGTCTAGTCGTTGCGTATGACGGTACTGACTTTTACGGCTTCCAACGGCAGTCCAAAGCTCCTTCGGTGCAGCAGTGCCTGGAAGAAGCGTTGGCAACTATTTACCGGACGCAGATCACTGTTTAT of the Megasphaera vaginalis (ex Bordigoni et al. 2020) genome contains:
- a CDS encoding energy-coupling factor transporter transmembrane component T family protein; the protein is MLTDITLGQYFPGVSFIHKLDPRVKIVCTLIFIVAIFFADSLVSYGIVTAFVVTCFLTAKLPPRLIVKSIKPLWVIVAFTLGIHLFTTPGEAIWQYGIFHITREGIAQGALMTARLVYLIVFSSLLTYTTSPIVLTDGIEHLLNPFRRFGVPAHELAMMMTIAMRFIPTLLEETDRIMKAQTARGANFTSGSLWQRGKNMIPLLVPLFVSAFRRADDLATAMESRCYRGGEGRTRMTELVYTYRDYVAVFAVLGVTVVLAVLRWGI